Proteins encoded by one window of Scatophagus argus isolate fScaArg1 chromosome 4, fScaArg1.pri, whole genome shotgun sequence:
- the npffr2a gene encoding neuropeptide FF receptor 2a, with translation MNEGFENNLTQLYDNWTLYNSSVESVIPRNNITYVGFYLHQPSTAAIFIVSYLLIFLVCMVGNGVVCFIVLRSKNMRTVTNLFILNLAVSDLLVGIFCMPTTLLDNIITGWPFGSLVCKMSGMVQGISVSASVFTLVAIAVDRFRCIVYPFKQKLTISTASLIIAIIWVLAISIMCPSGVMLQVTKEQTIRVLLGYDNKTSPFYWCRENWPNQEMRKIYTTVLFANIYLAPLSLIVIMYARIGITLFKTAVPTGGKPGHDSRHTVSKKKQRVIKMLLIVALLFILSWLPLWTLMMLSDYASLTEQQYRIINIYIYPFAHWLAFFNSSVNPIIYGFFNENFRRGFQAVFKFSLCTADGQRRKTYSHRLQGNSVLPANNAQTSLEPISLNSLDKNSSRRLNHVTEQDLVMEDLEKASCSSGGVTAVSI, from the exons ATGAACGAAGGATTTGAGAACAACTTGACTCAACTGTATGACAACTGGACATTGTACAACTCCTCTGTGGAGTCTGTCATACCCAGGAACAACATCACCTATGTTGGATTTTACCTGCATCAGCCATCCACAGCGGCCATCTTCATCGTTTCCTACCTGCTTATCTTCCTCGTGTGCATGGTGGGAAATGGAGTGGTGTGTTTCATTGTGCTCAGGAGCAAAAACATGCGGACTGTCACAAACTTGTTCATCCTCAACCTTGCAGTCAGTGACCTCCTGGTTGGGATTTTCTGCATGCCCACCACCCTTCTCGACAACATAATTACAG GATGGCCTTTTGGAAGCCTGGTCTGCAAAATGAGCGGCATGGTTCAAGGGATCTCTGTGTCAGCATCTGTATTCACTCTGGTCGCTATTGCTGTTGACAG attcAGATGCATTGTCTACCCATTCAAGCAAAAGCTGACTATATCCACAGCTTCGTTGATAATAGCCATTATCTGGGTTCTGGCCATATCCATTATGTGTCCCTCTGGGGTGATGCTACAAGTGACCAAGGAGCAAACCATTCGGGTGCTACTGGGCtatgacaacaaaacaagccCGTTTTAttggtgcagagagaactgGCCAAACCAGGAGATGAGGAAGATTTACACCACTGTCCTGTTTGCAAATATTTATCTTGCTCCTCTTTCCCTCATCGTGATCATGTACGCCCGGATTGGCATTACGCTTTTCAAAACAGCAGTCCCAACAGGAGGAAAGCCGGGCCACGACAGCCGCCACACCGtatcaaagaaaaagcaaagggTGATTAAAATGCTTCTAATAGttgctttgcttttcatccTTTCCTGGCTGCCTCTATGGACCCTCATGATGTTGAGCGACTATGCCAGCCTGACTGAGCAGCAGTACAGAATCatcaacatttacatttacccCTTTGCCCACTGGCTAGCCTTCTTCAACAGCAGCGTCAACCCCATCATCTACGGTTTCTTCAATGAAAATTTCCGCAGAGGATTTCAAGCTGTGTTCAAGTTCAGCCTGTGCACAGCGGATGGACAGCGGAGAAAAACATACTCGCATAGGCTGCAGGGAAACTCTGTGCTCCCAGCTAATAATGCACAAACCTCACTGGAGCCTATTTCTCTCAACAGCCTAGATAAGAACTCTTCCAGGCGACTCAACCATGTTACTGAACAAGACCTAGTCATGGAGGACCTAGAGAAGGCATCGTGCAGCAGCGGGGGTGTGACAGCAGTGTCGATttga